Within Methanococcus voltae, the genomic segment ATTTCAAGGAATTCTACATTGTGTTATTCAATTAATTATGCAGTATTAGTTAATTCCTTAAACGAAGAATATTCTGAAAAAAGTAAATCTAAAGGTAGTAGTGTTCAAAAGATTTCCAACGATGAACTTATTCAATATCAGAAAGAAATTTCAAATTACTTTTAATCCATTTAGATTAATTATTATTCTATTATAAATTAAATTATGTTTAATTTATTGAGAATCCCCATAATTTTCTTAAATTATCGATTTAAGAAATAAATATAACCTACGGGTGAATACTATGATGTCAATCATACGTGCAATTATGTCATTTTTCTCAAGTAAAAAAATGAAAGGTGCAATCGAATCTACGGGAGAAAGCTTAGTTAAAATTGGAAAGAAAACAGGCGATTCTTTTGAAAAAGCTGGACAAAAAATAGTTTCCAATAAAGACAAGATTAAAGAACTTGGCGAAAAAACAGCGGAAGTAGGTTCGCATATGGAGACTATTGGTAAAGGTGTCAACAGTGCGGAAAATCTAATTGGTGGTTCCAATAATAGTACACAATCTCAGGGTTCAAATCAAAGCTCAGGTCAGGGTTCAAATTCTTCTAACTCTTCAGGAATAGGTGGCATATTTGAAGCTATTGGGGCTAATATGGGTGATATTTCAAATATACTTATTGCAATTACATCAGTCATAGACTTATGCACCATATTACAACCAGTTTTAGCAGGGATTTTTACCACAATTGCAGGGGTCTCAATACAAGCTTGGTTACCTCCATTATTGGCAATTGCTGCAGTAGTTGGTACAATAACTATCGCAATAAGTGCTTTTAAAAAAGCATGGGAAGAAAATTATGGCGGAATTCAAGAAAAAGTTGAAAAACTTAAAGAAAGCTTTGGGGGAATAGCAGAAAGAATATCTGGAGTTATCAATAGAGTTATGGAGTATATAACTTCATTATATGATCAAATAATAAATTCTACTGTAGTACAAGATACTATTATAACGGTTATTGATTGCCTCCAAACGGGTGCGGACAATTTTACTGAACTTTTCGATTTCATATGTGAAAAAGTGGATTCCATGGATTTTTCATGGATAGATTCATTAATTAGTCAAGTTTCAAACTTTTTAGCAAATGTATTGACTGGAATACCACCTCTGCTACAATGGCTATGTGAAAATAGTAAAATATGGCTTGAAAAAATTAAAGAAGTCATAAATTGGCTTTTCAAAGCGTGGGAAGAAGACTTTGGCGGTATTAGAACTACTATCACAAACTTGGCTAAATCCTTAGCATGGTTTGTAACTCAAGCATTTAAAGCATTTGAATGGGTATTCAAAGGTGTAACATGGCTTTATAATAATTGGGATACAATATGGGCAAATATGCTGAAATCCATCGAGCCGATGGTAGATAATCTGATAAACTTTGCAAAATTCGTCATAAATTTATGGATTAATGTTTCTTCAAGTATAAAAGATGCTTGGAATGGTATTGTAGAGTTTGTTGAATCCAGCTTAAATAATATCGTAAATATGGCAAATTCTTTAATACGATGTATCAATGCAGCAGCACTTCCTGGAGTAGAACCTATAAAATTGTTAGAAGAAGTTGATTTTTCCGCGTATCAAATAGAATTATCGGGTGCAGATGAACTTAAAAATGCAATAGCCGAGA encodes:
- a CDS encoding phage tail protein; amino-acid sequence: MMSIIRAIMSFFSSKKMKGAIESTGESLVKIGKKTGDSFEKAGQKIVSNKDKIKELGEKTAEVGSHMETIGKGVNSAENLIGGSNNSTQSQGSNQSSGQGSNSSNSSGIGGIFEAIGANMGDISNILIAITSVIDLCTILQPVLAGIFTTIAGVSIQAWLPPLLAIAAVVGTITIAISAFKKAWEENYGGIQEKVEKLKESFGGIAERISGVINRVMEYITSLYDQIINSTVVQDTIITVIDCLQTGADNFTELFDFICEKVDSMDFSWIDSLISQVSNFLANVLTGIPPLLQWLCENSKIWLEKIKEVINWLFKAWEEDFGGIRTTITNLAKSLAWFVTQAFKAFEWVFKGVTWLYNNWDTIWANMLKSIEPMVDNLINFAKFVINLWINVSSSIKDAWNGIVEFVESSLNNIVNMANSLIRCINAAALPGVEPIKLLEEVDFSAYQIELSGADELKNAIAEIEKLKTEFFKPAHEGEDKDKDKEKNNINLTINNPQIKSLSEMLEQVEEYTAALNSGDLL